The Methanocella arvoryzae MRE50 DNA window TGACGGAGACGTCTTTGAGGTTATGCAGCTGGGCATTCTTGATTTCGATATAGCCTGCCGGCTTGCGCCGCCGGTACTGTACGTGTTCCCGGGCGTTGAGATATTTGCCGGTCAGCGCGTTCGAGCTCTTCAGCTCGGCGACAGTGCCTGTGAAGGTGACCTGGCCGCCGAGGGTGCCGGCGCCCGGGCCCATCTCGATTACGTAGTCGGCGTGCTCGATGACGCCTGGATCGTGTTCGACCACGACGAGGCTGTTGCCGTTCTCGCGCAGCCTCCTCAGCATTTTGACCAGGTTAGCGACGTCCCGGGGGTGCAGGCCGATGCTGGGCTCGTCGAACACGTAGATGAGGTTGACCAGGTCGCAGGTGAGCTGCCGGGCCATCTTGACCCGCTGCGATTCCCCGCCAGAGAGGGTCGAGACCGGCCGGTCGAGAGAAAGATAGCCGACGCCGATGTCGATCAGGTGTTGCAACCGGACCTTCATGGGCTTGGTGATGGGGTCCGCCACCGGGCCGGTGACTGTATCCAGGAAGGCGCGGAGCTCGGTCAGCTCCATGGCAGAGAGCTCAGTGATATTTTTGCCGTTGATCCGGGCGGAACGGGCCCGATCGTTCAGGCGGGTGCCGCCGCAGGCCGGGCAGGGCATGATCTTGAAGTACTTCGCTTCCCGCTCCCTGATGTCGTCCTTGCCTATCTGCCGCCTGTTCAGGCCGGTGACGATGCCCTCGAAGGTGACATACTTGAGGCCATAGTGTTCGTTAGCCTTGATCTTGATGGTCTCAGAATAGAGCAGGCGATTCATCTCCTCTTTCGTGAAGTCCTTCAGCGGCTTGTCCATGTCCACCATGCCGCTTTCCTTCAGGGACTTCCAGTACCACCCTCCGGGATAGTAGTTCTGGTGCCTGATGCCACCTTCGGCGATGGACTTGTCTATATCAAGAAGAGCGTCGAGGTTGACGGTGATCTTGTTGCCGATGCCGCTGCATTCCGGGCACATGCCCTCGGGGTTGTTGAACGAGAAGTAAAACGAGGGGCCGACCATGGGCTCCGCACACCTTGAGTAAAGCAGGCGGAGGTAAGTGGAGATTTCTGTAGCCGTGCCCACTGTGGAGCGGACGTTCTCGCCCATGCGCTTCTGGTCGATTTTGATGACGGGTGAAATATTGCGGATTTCGTCTATCTTCGGCTTCTCGATCTTCGGCAGATACCGCCGGGAGAAAGAGCTGAAGGTCTCCAGCAGCTGCCGCTGGGCCTCCGCGTAGATTGTGTCGAAAGCGATCGAGGACTTGCCCGAGCCCGAAACGCCCGTAAACACGACGACCTGGTTCTTAGGTATCTCGATGCTGACGTTTTTGAGGTTGTGCTCTCTGGCACCGATGAGAACAATTTTACTGTCCATGACCATCACATCTTATTAGATATCCTGTTAAGCAGACGCCGGGCTGACAGGGTAGCATCACCTGAATGAGATTCTGGCCTAAAAGCTCATGGTATGAGCGGTCGGAAAGTATTCAAGTCCCCTGCCCACATCCGGGCAATACCGCTCAATCCCCCTCGGGCAGCCCGGCCAGGAAAGCATCCACCCATTCGATTTCGCCCTTGAGGAGGTAGACAGGCCGGATGGCAACGCTCAGCCGGTTTGCCGGACAGCCGATCCCCTGCATAAACGTACGAAGCTCCTCGTAGCACTTGATGTTTTCTTCCAGCTTTTTCCTGTATTCAGTCAGAGCTTCACGCACAGTCGCCACTGGGAGCAGATCACAGTTGTACGTGGCGATGTCCACCTGCCACCGGATGTGCTCCGGCTCCCTGAGAAGTGCTGTGAGCTTGGCTTGCAGCGCTTCCCTGCCGGCATCGCTGATCGAGTAGAGCTTCCTAAGCCGGTTTTCGGCGATCTCGTCCCTGCGGTTGACCATGCCTGCCTTTTCCAGCTTGGTCAGCAGCTTGTAGATGGACGACATGGAGAGTTCAGTCCAGGACCGCATGTCCCGGAACTTGACCTCCTGCTCAATTTGATAAGGATACATGGGCTGCTCCGAAAGCAGGCCAAGTAAGGCGGATTCAGCATTAGACAGCTCAGTCATAGTTTCACCGTTCGGAGTAATACTGTAATAATAACATATTGTACTCGTGCAATATTGTACGGTTGCATATTTAAAGCTGTCGGGCCTCAGGATATGGCACTATTCACACCACCCATATCCTATGGCCCCGGCGCCGGACGGATAGTACTTTCAGCCAGGGGCAAAGCAAATTATATCTATGCCTGCCCGTACTTGTACTCTGATCAAAATGAAGCGTATTTGTGTCTTTTGCGGCTCCAGCCCTGGCGCCAGACAGGAGTATATCGACGCTGCCCGGGAGATGGGCAGGGCGCTGGCCCGGCGGAACATTGGGCTGGTTTACGGCGGCGGCAACGTGGGCCTCATGGGCGAGATCGCCACTGCTGCGGTGGAAGCGGGAGGAGAGGTGATCGGCGTCATACCGAAGTGGCTCGTTGACAGAGAAGTCGCATTCACTACGCTAAAAGACCTGCGGGTGGTCAACTCCATGCATGAGCGGAAAGCGCTGATGGCCGGGCTTTCGGACGGCTTCGTGGCGCTGCCGGGCGGGCTGGGGACCATGGAAGAGTTTTTTGAGGCGGCTACCTGGGCCCAGCTCGGGATTCACAAGAAGCCCTGCGGGCTGCTGAACGTATGCGGGTACTATGATAGCCTGATGGCTTTTCTGGACCATTCGACAGAGGAGTTTTTTGTCCGGCCGGAAAACAGGAAAATGATAATGATGGAAGAAGATCCGGACCGGCTGATCGACCTGTTCGAGTCATACAGCCCGGTATTCGTGGACAAGGCGACATGGGCGCTACAGCTCACGGCGAAGGCGAGAGACAGGTGAGGATCGCCGACCCCCGGGAGACTGACCACCGTGACATGACAGCATATGGATTGAGGCGACGATCAGTTTCTAATCTTTTCTTTTATCACAGTTTTTTGGCTACCGCCTGCATATGCTCCTGCCAGTATGATCATTAGAACGAAGAATATGATCGACAGGCTGAAGGTAAGATACATCAGCGAATCGATTTTCTGCACGAGGGCTGTAGCGTGGTGGCTGGCCGCAAGATACTCAAGGAGTGCCAGCGGGTGCGTCCGCATAGCCACGCCATTGTATGCAAAGTGGTAGAAGTAGTCTACGGAGTCCAGCACAGCGAACCAGATTGCGGTGATGGCCCATGAGATCGGCTTCACTCTGGCCA harbors:
- a CDS encoding ATP-binding cassette domain-containing protein, whose protein sequence is MVMDSKIVLIGAREHNLKNVSIEIPKNQVVVFTGVSGSGKSSIAFDTIYAEAQRQLLETFSSFSRRYLPKIEKPKIDEIRNISPVIKIDQKRMGENVRSTVGTATEISTYLRLLYSRCAEPMVGPSFYFSFNNPEGMCPECSGIGNKITVNLDALLDIDKSIAEGGIRHQNYYPGGWYWKSLKESGMVDMDKPLKDFTKEEMNRLLYSETIKIKANEHYGLKYVTFEGIVTGLNRRQIGKDDIREREAKYFKIMPCPACGGTRLNDRARSARINGKNITELSAMELTELRAFLDTVTGPVADPITKPMKVRLQHLIDIGVGYLSLDRPVSTLSGGESQRVKMARQLTCDLVNLIYVFDEPSIGLHPRDVANLVKMLRRLRENGNSLVVVEHDPGVIEHADYVIEMGPGAGTLGGQVTFTGTVAELKSSNALTGKYLNAREHVQYRRRKPAGYIEIKNAQLHNLKDVSVRIPTGVLVCVTGVAGSGKSTLINDIFIAEHPEAVVIDQSPVGRNSRSNPASYTGIFDDLRATYAKATGTSANLFSFNSDGGCPKCGGSGFVEVEMHFLDAVQMTCDECGGRRYKAEVLQYQYKGKNIAEALEMTVDEAIQFFSGERKILHKLKKLQEVGLGYITLGQPLSTLSGGECQRIKLASELHKAGNLYVMDEPTTGLHMADVERLMGIINTLVEAGNTVIVIEHNLDVIAAADWVIDMGPEGGRKGGEIIAEGTPEDVAKVERSYTGRYLRELLQ
- a CDS encoding PadR family transcriptional regulator, encoding MTELSNAESALLGLLSEQPMYPYQIEQEVKFRDMRSWTELSMSSIYKLLTKLEKAGMVNRRDEIAENRLRKLYSISDAGREALQAKLTALLREPEHIRWQVDIATYNCDLLPVATVREALTEYRKKLEENIKCYEELRTFMQGIGCPANRLSVAIRPVYLLKGEIEWVDAFLAGLPEGD
- a CDS encoding LOG family protein — encoded protein: MKRICVFCGSSPGARQEYIDAAREMGRALARRNIGLVYGGGNVGLMGEIATAAVEAGGEVIGVIPKWLVDREVAFTTLKDLRVVNSMHERKALMAGLSDGFVALPGGLGTMEEFFEAATWAQLGIHKKPCGLLNVCGYYDSLMAFLDHSTEEFFVRPENRKMIMMEEDPDRLIDLFESYSPVFVDKATWALQLTAKARDR